In Flavivirga abyssicola, the following are encoded in one genomic region:
- a CDS encoding DUF4082 domain-containing protein, which translates to MKAQKLIWGLIIIGIFFNSCSKNDDEIEVIEATPQYPMKSLIESGHMQVNYQKVNSPNTFEMGYKFKTFKSGKITALGTRIPNNETYRVTLWNAETETILATAMVVSSSGLLSFEDIEPIAIDSGTTYFVSVNTNDYYQFTNTGNDLFPVEMGDVLISGYGSSYGTSQTLPATFSETSYLGMVDIKFVANN; encoded by the coding sequence ATGAAAGCACAAAAACTAATTTGGGGATTAATTATTATAGGAATATTTTTTAATAGCTGTTCGAAGAATGATGATGAAATAGAAGTTATAGAAGCCACACCGCAATATCCAATGAAATCGTTGATAGAAAGTGGGCATATGCAAGTTAATTATCAAAAAGTAAATAGCCCTAATACCTTCGAAATGGGATATAAATTTAAAACATTTAAAAGTGGAAAAATCACAGCGCTAGGTACTAGAATACCGAATAATGAGACTTATCGGGTGACCTTGTGGAATGCAGAAACAGAAACCATTTTAGCAACTGCAATGGTTGTTTCCAGCTCCGGACTTTTATCTTTCGAAGATATAGAACCTATAGCCATTGATTCTGGAACAACATACTTCGTTTCTGTTAATACTAATGATTATTACCAATTTACTAATACAGGAAATGACTTGTTTCCTGTGGAAATGGGAGATGTATTAATTTCTGGTTATGGCTCTAGCTATGGTACAAGTCAAACATTACCAGCTACATTCTCAGAGACATCTTATCTAGGAATGGTAGATATTAAGTTTGTAGCAAATAACTAA
- the sucD gene encoding succinate--CoA ligase subunit alpha, giving the protein MSVLVNKDSKIIVQGFTGSEGTFHAGQMIEYGTNVVGGVTPGKGGQTHLDKPVFNTVLDAVKEVGADTTIIFVPPAFAADAIMEAADAGIKVIITITEGIPVADMITASNYIKNKDCRLIGPNCPGVITPEEAKVGIMPGFVFKKGKVGIVSKSGTLTYEAADQVVKQGLGITTAIGIGGDPIIGTTTKEAVELLINDPETEAVVMIGEIGGQLEADAANWYKESGSKKPVVGFIAGETAPAGRTMGHAGAIVGGSDDTAQAKKKIMRACGIHVVDSPAEIGKKIAEVLG; this is encoded by the coding sequence ATGAGTGTTTTAGTAAATAAAGATTCAAAAATTATAGTTCAAGGGTTTACAGGTAGTGAAGGTACATTTCACGCGGGTCAAATGATTGAATATGGAACCAATGTTGTTGGAGGTGTGACACCAGGAAAAGGTGGGCAAACACATTTAGACAAACCAGTTTTTAATACTGTTTTAGATGCTGTTAAAGAAGTTGGAGCAGATACAACTATTATTTTTGTACCGCCTGCTTTTGCAGCAGATGCTATTATGGAAGCTGCCGATGCAGGTATTAAAGTTATTATTACAATTACAGAAGGTATTCCTGTTGCAGATATGATTACGGCATCTAATTATATAAAAAATAAAGACTGTCGCTTAATTGGTCCTAACTGCCCAGGAGTTATTACTCCAGAAGAAGCTAAAGTTGGTATTATGCCTGGTTTTGTTTTCAAAAAAGGGAAAGTAGGTATTGTTTCTAAATCTGGGACGTTAACATACGAAGCTGCAGACCAAGTTGTAAAACAAGGATTAGGAATTACAACAGCAATTGGTATTGGTGGAGACCCAATTATAGGAACGACAACTAAAGAAGCTGTTGAGCTACTTATTAATGACCCAGAAACTGAGGCTGTTGTAATGATTGGAGAAATAGGAGGTCAGTTAGAAGCAGATGCTGCAAATTGGTATAAAGAAAGTGGTAGTAAAAAACCTGTAGTTGGTTTTATAGCCGGAGAAACAGCTCCTGCTGGTCGTACTATGGGACATGCTGGTGCTATAGTTGGAGGAAGTGATGATACTGCCCAAGCTAAAAAGAAAATTATGAGAGCTTGTGGAATTCATGTCGTTGATTCTCCTGCAGAAATAGGTAAAAAAATAGCAGAAGTATTAGGGTAA
- a CDS encoding UDP-3-O-(3-hydroxymyristoyl)glucosamine N-acyltransferase, translated as MKFPQPHTLKDIAQLIDCTFVGDDDFSVLGMNEIHVVEPGDIVFVDHPKYYDKALDSAATIILINKEVTCPPGKALLISDDPFRDFNKLTNHFKPFQSANSQISSSATIGENSIIQPNSFIGHNVVIGDNCVIHSNVSIYDDAVIGNHVTIHAGSVLGGNAFYYKNRPEGFDRLKSSGRVVLEDHVDIGAGCTIDRGVTADTRIKEGTKIDNLVQIGHDTVIGKKCLIASQVGIAGCVIVEDEVTIWGQVGITSGITIGKKAVISAKAGVSKSLEGGKSYFGIPADDFRSKYKEIASIRKIPEILDKLKEQDKK; from the coding sequence ATGAAATTTCCTCAACCGCATACTTTAAAAGACATAGCACAATTAATTGATTGTACTTTTGTTGGTGATGATGATTTTTCTGTTCTAGGAATGAATGAAATTCATGTCGTAGAGCCGGGAGATATAGTTTTTGTCGATCACCCAAAATATTACGATAAAGCACTAGATTCTGCTGCGACTATTATACTTATTAATAAAGAAGTGACATGTCCTCCAGGAAAAGCATTATTAATTAGTGACGATCCGTTTAGAGACTTTAACAAGCTTACAAATCACTTTAAACCATTTCAATCTGCTAATAGTCAAATCTCCAGCAGTGCAACCATTGGTGAAAACTCAATAATTCAGCCCAATAGTTTTATTGGACATAATGTTGTAATAGGCGATAATTGTGTTATTCATTCTAATGTAAGCATCTATGATGATGCCGTTATAGGAAACCATGTTACCATACATGCTGGATCTGTTTTAGGGGGGAATGCCTTCTATTATAAAAATAGGCCAGAAGGCTTTGATCGCTTAAAATCCAGTGGACGTGTTGTTTTAGAAGATCATGTAGATATTGGAGCAGGATGCACAATAGATAGAGGAGTTACAGCAGATACCCGGATTAAAGAAGGAACAAAGATTGATAATTTAGTTCAAATAGGACACGATACTGTTATTGGAAAGAAATGTTTAATAGCCTCGCAAGTAGGAATAGCTGGTTGTGTTATTGTTGAAGATGAAGTGACTATATGGGGACAAGTTGGTATAACAAGTGGGATCACCATTGGTAAAAAAGCCGTAATATCTGCAAAAGCAGGTGTTAGTAAATCATTAGAAGGTGGAAAAAGCTATTTTGGAATACCCGCAGATGATTTTCGCTCAAAATATAAAGAAATTGCATCGATAAGAAAGATTCCCGAAATACTAGATAAATTAAAGGAACAAGACAAAAAATAG
- the efp gene encoding elongation factor P — MATTSDIRNGLCIRYNHDIFKIIEFLHVKPGKGPAFVRTKLKSVTTGKVIDNTFSAGHKLEDVRVETHKFQFLYNDGDYYHFMNTEDYTQIQLVEAALDNPGLMKEGEVVTVIINSEDNMPLSVEMPASVILEVTATEPGVKGNTATNATKPATVETGATVNVPLFINEGDKIKVETDKGTYKERVKE; from the coding sequence ATGGCAACTACAAGTGACATTAGAAACGGGTTATGTATTAGATACAATCACGATATTTTTAAAATTATTGAATTTTTACATGTTAAACCAGGAAAAGGACCTGCGTTTGTAAGAACTAAATTAAAAAGTGTTACTACAGGAAAAGTGATTGACAATACATTTTCAGCTGGCCATAAATTAGAAGATGTACGTGTTGAAACACACAAGTTTCAATTTTTATATAATGATGGTGATTATTATCATTTTATGAATACTGAAGATTATACACAAATTCAATTGGTTGAAGCTGCTCTAGACAATCCTGGGTTAATGAAAGAAGGGGAAGTTGTAACGGTCATTATTAATTCTGAGGACAACATGCCGCTTTCTGTAGAGATGCCAGCAAGTGTTATATTAGAAGTCACGGCAACAGAACCTGGAGTTAAAGGAAATACCGCTACCAATGCAACAAAACCTGCAACAGTTGAAACAGGTGCAACCGTTAATGTACCATTATTTATTAATGAAGGTGACAAAATAAAGGTTGAAACAGATAAAGGAACTTACAAAGAGCGTGTAAAGGAATAG
- the lpxA gene encoding acyl-ACP--UDP-N-acetylglucosamine O-acyltransferase: MNQPLAYVHPGAKIAKNVVIEPFTTINNNVVIGEGTWIGSNVTIMEGARIGKNCNIFPGSVISAVPQDLKYNDEDTIVEIGDNVTIRECVTINRGTTDRMKTVIGNNCLIMAYCHIAHDCIVGDNCIFSNNSTLAGHITIGDYVVLAGMTAVHQFVSVGNHAFVTGGSLVRKDVPPYVKAAREPLSYVGINSVGLRRRGFTTEKIREIQNIFRILYQKNYNNTQASEIIEAEMEATPERDEILQFIKNSHRGIMKGYFKSN; this comes from the coding sequence ATGAACCAACCACTAGCATACGTTCACCCAGGAGCCAAAATCGCTAAAAATGTAGTAATAGAACCTTTTACAACTATCAATAACAATGTAGTAATAGGAGAGGGGACCTGGATAGGTAGTAACGTAACCATTATGGAAGGCGCCCGCATTGGTAAAAACTGCAATATATTTCCTGGATCAGTTATTTCAGCTGTTCCTCAAGATTTAAAATATAACGATGAAGATACTATTGTAGAAATTGGTGACAATGTTACAATAAGAGAATGTGTAACTATTAATAGAGGTACAACCGATAGAATGAAAACAGTTATTGGTAACAATTGCCTAATTATGGCGTATTGTCACATTGCTCACGATTGCATTGTGGGAGATAATTGTATTTTTTCTAATAACAGTACGCTTGCAGGTCATATAACCATAGGAGACTACGTTGTTTTAGCGGGGATGACTGCTGTACATCAATTTGTATCTGTAGGTAATCATGCCTTTGTTACTGGCGGTTCTTTGGTTAGAAAAGATGTGCCTCCTTACGTAAAAGCAGCACGTGAGCCTTTATCCTATGTTGGTATAAATTCTGTAGGTTTAAGAAGGCGTGGATTTACAACAGAAAAAATAAGAGAGATTCAGAATATTTTTAGAATACTCTATCAAAAGAATTATAACAATACCCAAGCTTCAGAAATTATTGAAGCAGAAATGGAAGCAACTCCAGAACGTGATGAAATCCTTCAATTTATTAAAAATTCACATCGAGGAATCATGAAAGGGTATTTCAAATCAAATTAA
- a CDS encoding bifunctional UDP-3-O-[3-hydroxymyristoyl] N-acetylglucosamine deacetylase/3-hydroxyacyl-ACP dehydratase encodes MGIVNTEIKQKTIKGEISLTGVGLHTGKDVTLTFKPAIANSGLAFKRVDLEGTPIIEADANYVTNTQRGTCLEKNGVTIQTSEHVLAALVGLDVDNAIVELNASEPPIMDGSSKFFVDAIEKAGIVELDAFREEFVITDIVSYTDEETGSEILVMPSKEYQITTMVDFGTKVLGTQNATLNKISDFKKDISNSRTFSFLHEIEMLLEHGLIKGGDLNNAIVYVDKALSPETMDKLRVAFNKESIAVKPNGILDNLTLHHPNEAARHKLLDVLGDLALIGTRIRGKVIANKPGHFVNTQFAKKLAKIIKNERRNNVPNIDLNQPPLMDVNQIMAMLPHRQPFLLIDKVFELTDNYVIATKNVTMNEQFFAGHFPGAPVMPGVLIVEAMAQTGGILVLNTVPDPENYLTFFMKMDNVKFKQKVMPGDTLIFKCTLITPIRRGICHMQGYAYANGKLCAEAELMAQISKVKK; translated from the coding sequence ATGGGAATAGTTAATACTGAAATAAAGCAAAAAACCATTAAGGGTGAAATCTCTTTAACAGGTGTCGGTTTACATACAGGAAAAGATGTTACTTTAACTTTTAAACCAGCTATTGCTAATTCCGGATTGGCCTTTAAACGTGTTGATTTAGAAGGTACACCAATTATTGAAGCTGATGCTAATTATGTTACTAACACACAAAGAGGTACTTGTTTAGAGAAAAACGGCGTAACTATTCAAACTTCAGAACACGTTCTTGCTGCATTGGTAGGATTAGATGTTGATAATGCTATTGTTGAATTGAATGCGTCTGAGCCTCCAATTATGGATGGGTCATCTAAGTTTTTTGTTGATGCTATTGAAAAAGCTGGTATTGTAGAACTCGATGCTTTTAGAGAAGAGTTTGTAATTACTGATATTGTTTCTTATACAGATGAAGAAACTGGGAGCGAAATTTTAGTAATGCCTTCTAAAGAATATCAAATAACTACTATGGTAGATTTTGGAACCAAAGTATTAGGTACCCAAAATGCTACTTTAAATAAAATTTCAGATTTCAAAAAGGATATTTCAAATTCACGTACATTTAGTTTTTTGCATGAAATTGAAATGCTTTTAGAACATGGACTAATTAAAGGTGGTGATTTAAATAATGCGATTGTTTATGTAGACAAAGCCTTATCTCCAGAAACAATGGATAAATTAAGAGTTGCCTTTAATAAAGAGTCTATCGCCGTAAAACCAAATGGTATTTTAGATAATTTGACTTTACATCACCCAAATGAGGCAGCACGACATAAGCTTCTTGATGTTTTAGGAGATTTAGCGCTTATAGGAACAAGAATCCGTGGAAAAGTAATAGCTAACAAACCTGGTCATTTTGTAAATACTCAATTCGCTAAAAAATTAGCCAAAATAATTAAAAACGAACGCCGTAATAATGTGCCAAATATAGATTTGAATCAACCTCCTTTAATGGATGTAAATCAAATTATGGCCATGTTACCTCATAGACAACCATTTTTACTAATAGATAAAGTTTTTGAGCTTACTGATAATTATGTTATCGCTACAAAAAATGTGACTATGAACGAACAGTTTTTTGCTGGTCATTTTCCAGGAGCTCCTGTAATGCCAGGTGTTCTAATCGTAGAAGCTATGGCGCAAACCGGTGGTATTTTAGTACTTAATACGGTTCCGGACCCAGAAAATTACTTAACCTTTTTCATGAAGATGGATAATGTTAAGTTTAAACAAAAAGTAATGCCTGGAGATACATTAATATTTAAATGTACGTTAATAACTCCTATTCGACGTGGTATATGCCACATGCAAGGTTATGCTTATGCCAATGGCAAACTATGTGCAGAAGCAGAACTAATGGCTCAAATCTCTAAAGTAAAAAAATAA
- the lpxD gene encoding UDP-3-O-(3-hydroxymyristoyl)glucosamine N-acyltransferase produces the protein MKFTAQQIAEILEGDIVGDPNMEVSKLSKIEEGTQGSLTFLSNPKYTPYIYSTKASVAIVNKSFIPENEINTTLIKVEDAYAAFSKVLEYYNMVKLNKVGIEQPSYISESAIHGDNIYIGVFSYVGKNVSIGNNVKIFPNAYIGDNVTIGDNSVVFSGAKIYSDTTIGNSCVINSGAIIGADGFGFAPNQDGSYSKIPQIGNVILENHVDVGAGTTIDRATLGSTIIRNGVKLDNQIQIAHNVEIGKHTVIAAQSGVAGSTKIGEYCQIGGQVGIAGHITIGNHVKIQAQSGIARNVKDNEVLQGSPALALSDYNKSYVHFKNLPKIVKNINDLEKNKWE, from the coding sequence GTGAAATTTACAGCACAACAAATAGCAGAAATATTAGAAGGTGATATTGTTGGCGACCCAAATATGGAAGTTTCAAAGTTATCTAAAATAGAAGAGGGGACTCAAGGCTCTCTAACCTTTTTATCTAACCCAAAATATACGCCATACATATATTCTACAAAAGCTTCAGTCGCCATAGTTAACAAAAGCTTTATTCCTGAAAATGAAATTAATACCACATTAATCAAAGTTGAAGATGCTTATGCAGCCTTTTCTAAAGTGCTTGAGTATTATAACATGGTTAAGCTAAACAAGGTAGGAATAGAACAACCTTCCTATATATCAGAATCAGCAATCCATGGTGATAACATCTATATTGGGGTATTCTCTTATGTCGGTAAAAATGTTTCAATAGGAAATAATGTCAAGATTTTTCCAAATGCTTACATAGGTGATAATGTTACTATTGGAGATAATTCTGTTGTATTTTCTGGAGCCAAAATTTATTCAGATACAACTATAGGAAACTCTTGTGTTATAAACTCTGGTGCAATCATTGGAGCCGATGGTTTTGGTTTTGCACCAAACCAAGATGGGAGTTATAGCAAAATACCTCAAATAGGAAATGTTATTTTAGAAAACCATGTTGATGTAGGAGCAGGAACAACTATAGATCGCGCGACTTTGGGATCAACAATAATAAGGAATGGTGTTAAATTAGATAATCAAATACAAATTGCGCATAATGTAGAAATAGGTAAACACACCGTAATAGCTGCACAGTCTGGTGTTGCTGGTTCAACCAAAATTGGAGAGTATTGTCAAATTGGTGGTCAAGTAGGTATTGCAGGGCATATTACCATTGGTAACCATGTAAAAATTCAAGCACAATCTGGTATCGCTAGAAACGTAAAAGACAATGAAGTTCTTCAAGGGTCGCCAGCACTAGCTTTAAGTGATTATAACAAATCATATGTGCATTTTAAAAACTTACCTAAGATTGTAAAAAATATTAATGATTTAGAAAAAAATAAATGGGAATAG
- a CDS encoding HD domain-containing protein has translation MNKLKILNDPIYGFITIPNSLIFDLIQHKYFQRLRRITQMGMSYLVYPGAHHTRFHHAIGCVHLMQQAVNVLRFKGVTISEEEEKGLYAAILLHDIGHGPFSHAMEHSIVNDVSHEDISLLFMEQLNKEFNGSLTLAIQIFKGEYHRKFMCQLISGQLDMDRADYLKRDSFYTGVAEGNINSERLITMLHVVNDELVVEEKGIYSVEKFIVARRLMYWQVYLHKTGLAAEQLLIRVLKRAKELHNNGTRLEASKALLFFLENKISIDNFNNETLDIFSQLDDYDIISAMKNWQHHSDFVLSRLSKMIINRDLLKVKLKKKEIKKQNLEKHIQNLINAHNINEDEAKYFVFTGDISNQAYQLKHQGINILHKSGKIEDIVKASDQLNLKALSKPVTKYYICYPKETL, from the coding sequence TTGAACAAACTTAAAATATTAAACGACCCAATTTACGGATTTATTACTATTCCAAATTCGCTTATCTTCGATTTAATTCAACATAAATACTTTCAACGTTTAAGAAGAATTACCCAGATGGGGATGTCTTATTTGGTTTATCCTGGTGCTCATCATACTAGATTTCATCATGCCATAGGATGCGTGCACTTAATGCAGCAGGCTGTTAATGTACTTCGTTTTAAGGGAGTTACAATTTCCGAAGAAGAAGAAAAAGGACTTTATGCTGCCATTTTATTGCATGATATTGGTCATGGGCCTTTCTCTCATGCCATGGAACATAGCATTGTTAATGATGTGTCTCACGAGGACATTTCTTTGCTTTTCATGGAGCAATTAAATAAAGAATTTAACGGAAGTTTAACGCTTGCCATCCAAATTTTCAAAGGTGAATACCATAGAAAATTTATGTGTCAGCTTATTTCCGGACAATTGGATATGGACAGAGCAGATTATTTAAAGCGAGATAGTTTTTATACTGGAGTGGCTGAGGGTAATATAAATAGCGAACGATTAATTACGATGCTTCATGTTGTGAATGATGAATTAGTTGTTGAAGAAAAAGGAATTTATAGTGTCGAAAAATTTATTGTAGCGAGGCGTCTCATGTATTGGCAGGTTTATTTACACAAAACGGGCCTAGCTGCAGAACAATTATTGATTCGTGTCTTAAAGCGAGCTAAGGAATTGCATAACAATGGAACAAGGTTGGAAGCTAGCAAAGCTCTATTGTTTTTTTTAGAGAACAAAATATCAATTGACAATTTTAACAATGAGACGCTAGATATTTTTTCGCAATTAGATGATTATGATATTATTTCGGCTATGAAAAACTGGCAGCATCATAGTGATTTTGTACTCAGTCGATTAAGCAAAATGATCATTAATAGGGACTTATTAAAAGTCAAATTAAAAAAGAAAGAAATAAAAAAGCAAAATCTTGAAAAGCATATCCAAAACTTAATTAATGCTCATAATATAAATGAAGATGAAGCAAAATATTTTGTGTTTACTGGCGATATATCTAATCAAGCATATCAATTAAAACATCAAGGAATAAATATTTTGCACAAATCTGGGAAAATTGAAGATATAGTTAAGGCTTCAGACCAGCTCAACCTTAAGGCATTATCTAAACCAGTAACTAAATATTACATATGCTATCCTAAAGAAACACTGTAG